The sequence below is a genomic window from Coffea arabica cultivar ET-39 chromosome 8e, Coffea Arabica ET-39 HiFi, whole genome shotgun sequence.
ACAGCAGAGGTATCTCCAACTTTCATACTGCTTTAAGTTATGACGTCCAAATACTGCTATGGGAACCCAACTTTGTGAATCCTTGCACCCCCCACATCATTTGTCGCAAACTAATGACAATTATAATTTGCATGCCCCTTCTTCATGTTTTATAACTACAGTAATGGCAGCAATAGTAAAAACTTAGCGAAATGTGGCCCCTAATACTCTCCAGGCGTcagttttatttattaatttgagCCGTCTTTGATTTAATTGCTAGTACTGTATGATTTACCCCTCATCCTGTCCGAGTGCGGACTGTATGGGCTGGCCCTCTTGCATCAGTGAGAAGTGAAAAATACCCTTTTGGTCATTCCGTACAAGTTGAAAATGGCTGAATCTGCATCTCCTAGACAACTGTAACACCAGTCTCATTTACTCTTTTAAAAGGTGTCTATATTTACTGCGATTGTCCATTTCATTTTGGTCTGCCTGTTGATctgtatttttttcattttgtattttgttattGCTGTTTTTGGGGGTTGTTGTACTCAAATCTTTTATAACTCCCTTCTCATATGGTTTGAGTTTTGGCTTTTTTAAGTGTAGAATTCTCCTTACTCATTAAAGAGACTAACATGCTCTCTACAAAATAATTGGTATCTTTGAGGCATAAATATCACTTCTGAATCTTGATGCCTTCTCTTAGTGAAAGTTCATTCGACATTTAAGGCAAATcatttttttctagttttgtttGAAGACAGCATAAGCAAAGAATTGGAATGTCCAGCCATAGTCATAGAACTTAAAATACAGGAATTCTGTTTACCTTTGATGGACGTTTCCCTTTATTTACTCTTCAATGATATGAAATCAATGTCCAGCCCAACACGTTTTTAAGTTTAGAGATCGATTGCCTTTCATGACTAGGTGCATATTTGCCTTTCATTTTTAGTTCTATAATGCAGTAGCTATTAAATATGTTCTTAAGAACATGACATTGTGATGTTTTTCTGGTGCATATCTGCCTCAGATATGGCATCTGAAGCAACATCTCAGTCAAAAGGGAAAGGCAAAGGGTATTTCACTTGGACTCCTGAAATGGATCGTGTAATGGGCACCTGTTTTATTGACCAAATGAACCAAGGAAACAAATTGGATGGTAAATGTGCATGGAAGACAGCAGCCTACACCGTAGTAATGAATGCTTTATTCGATAAGCTCAATATATCTGTGACAAAGGCTAATATTTTATCTCGTTTCAAGACATGGGAGAAACACTATGACATCCTATACCCACTGCTCCAGTCATGTAACTCTGGGTCTGCGATAATATGGGACTACTCTAGAGGTAGAATTGATGTTCGTGATGAGGATGTATGGAATGTTCGAGTAAGTGAGAATCCAAAAATTCTTCcttatagaaaaaaaattgtggTTGAAAATTGGGAGGATATCTGTACACTGTTTTCACAAGATCGTGCAAATGGAGAGGG
It includes:
- the LOC140012503 gene encoding uncharacterized protein, translating into MASEATSQSKGKGKGYFTWTPEMDRVMGTCFIDQMNQGNKLDGKCAWKTAAYTVVMNALFDKLNISVTKANILSRFKTWEKHYDILYPLLQSCNSGSAIIWDYSRGRIDVRDEDVWNVRVSENPKILPYRKKIVVENWEDICTLFSQDRANGEGAQTVFEANVETEVEESANVEESFETDSRSLEDEVMNALLARQRSKSKASSSTNDRGTKRKLTSSQVLYKVLGRMADSLDKYLNSECSKVTTKMVEDELSKIELDRFQLLKGIDLHMNDRTKYDTFSGLGDDLKKDWLLMHIGN